A single Nomascus leucogenys isolate Asia chromosome 14, Asia_NLE_v1, whole genome shotgun sequence DNA region contains:
- the MSH6 gene encoding DNA mismatch repair protein Msh6 translates to MSRQSTLYSFFPKSPALSDANKASTRASREGGRAAAAPGASPSSGGDAAWSEAGPGPRPLARSASPPKAKNLNGGLRRSAAPAAPTSCDFSPGDLVWAKMEGYPWWPCLVYNHPFDGTFIREKGKSVRVHVQFFDDSPTRGWVSKRLLKPYTGSKSKEAQKGGHFYSAKPEILRAMQRADEALNKDKIKRLELAVCDEPSEPEEEEEMEVGTTYVTDKTEEDNEIESEEEVQPKTQGSRRSSRQIKKRRVISDSESDIGGSDVEFKPDTKEEGSSDEISSGVGDSESEGLNSPVKVARKRKRMVTGNGSLKRKSSRKETPSATKRATSISSETKNTLRVFSAPQNSESQAHISGGGDDSSRPTVWYHESLEWLKEEKRRDEHRRRPDHPDFDASTLYVPEDFLNSCTPGMRKWWQIKSQNFDLVICYKVGKFYELYHMDALIGVSELGLVFMKGNWAHSGFPEIAFGRYSDSLVQKGYKVARVEQTETPEMMEARCRKMAHISKYDRVVRREICRIITKGTQTYSVLEGDPSENYSKYLLSLKEKEEDSSGHTRAYGVCFVDTSLGKFFIGQFSDDRHCSRFRTLVAHYPPVQVLFEKGNLSKETKTILKSSLSSSLQEGLIPGSQFWDASKTLRTLLEEGYFREKLTDDIGVMLPQVLKGMTSESDSIGLTPGEKSELALSALGGCVFYLKKCLIDQELLSMANFEEYIPLDSDTVSTTRSGAIFTKAYQRMVLDAVTLNNLEIFLNGTNGSTEGTLLERVDTCHTPFGKRLLKQWLCAPLCNPYAINDRLDAIEDLMVVPDKISEVVELLKKLPDIERLLSKIHNVGSPLKSQNHPDSRAIMYEETTYSKKKIIDFLSALEGFKVMCKVIGIMEEVVDGFKSKILKQVISLQTKNPEGRFPDLTVELNRWDTAFDHEKARKTGLITPKAGFDSDYDQALADIRENEQSLLEYLEKQRNRIGCRTIVYWGIGRNRYQLEIPENFTTRNLPEEYELKSTKKGCKRYWTKTIEKKLANLINAEERRDVSLKDCMRRLFYNFDKNYKDWQSAVECIAVLDVLLCLANYSRGGDGPMCRPVILLPEDTPPFLELKGSRHPCITKTFFGDDFIPNDILIGCEEEEQENGKAYCVLVTGPNMGGKSTLMRQAGLLAVMAQMGCYVPAEVCRLTPIDRVFTRLGASDRIMSGESTFFVELSETASILMHATAHSLVLVDELGRGTATFDGTAIANAVVKELAETIKCRTLFSTHYHSLVEDYSQNVAVRLGHMACMVENECEDPSQETITFLYKFIKGACPKSYGFNAARLANLPEEVIQKGHRKAREFEKMNQSLRLFREVCLASERSTVDAEAVHKLLTLIKEL, encoded by the exons ATGTCGCGACAGAGCACCCTGTACAGCTTCTTCCCCAAGTCTCCGGCGCTGAGTGATGCTAACAAGGCCTCGACCAGGGCCTCACGCGAAGGCGGCCGTGCCGCCGCTGCCCCCGGGGCCTCTCCTTCCTCAGGCGGGGATGCGGCCTGGAGCGAGGCTGGGCCTGGGCCCAGGCCCTTGGCGCGCTCCGCGTCGCCGCCCAAGGCGAAGAACCTCAACGGAGGGCTGCGGAGATCGGCAGCGCCTGCGGCCCCCACCAG TTGTGACTTCTCACCAGGAGATTTGGTTTGGGCCAAGATGGAGGGTTACCCCTGGTGGCCTTGTCTGGTTTACAACCACCCCTTTGATGGAACATTCATCCGCGAGAAAGGGAAATCAGTCCGTGTTCATGTACAGTTTTTTGATGATAGCCCAACAAGGGGCTGGGTTAGCAAAAGGCTTTTAAAGCCATATACAG GTTCAAAATCAAAGGAAGCCCAGAAGGGAGGTCATTTTTACAGTGCAAAGCCTGAAATACTGAGAGCAATGCAACGTGCAGATGAAGCCTTAAATAAAGACAAGATTAAGAGGCTTGAATTGGCAGTTTGTGATGAGCCCTCAGagccagaagaggaagaagagatggaG GTAGGCACAACTTACGTAACAGATAAGACTGAAGAAGATAATGAAATTGAGAGTGAAGAGGAAGTACAGCCTAAGACACAAGGATCTAGGCGAAGTAGCCGCCAAATAAAAAAACGAAGGGTCATATCAGACTCTGAGAGTGACATTGGTGGCTCTGATGTGGAATTTAAGCCAGACACTAAGGAGGAAGGAAGCAGTGATGAAATAAGCAGTGGAGTGGGGGATAGTGAGAGTGAAGGCCTGAACAGCCCTGTCAAAGTGGCTCGAAAGCGGAAGAGAATGGTAACTGGAAATGGCTCTCTTAAAAGGAAAAGCTCTAGGAAGGAAACGCCCTCAGCCACCAAACGAGCAACTAGCATTTCATCAGAAACCAAGAATACTTTGAGAGTTTTCTCTGCCCCTCAAAATTCTGAATCTCAAGCCCACATTAGTGGAGGTGGTGATGACAGTAGTCGCCCTACTGTTTGGTATCATGAAAGTTTAGAATGGCttaaggaggaaaagagaagagatgagCACAGGAGGAGGCCTGATCACCCTGATTTTGATGCATCTACACTCTATGTGCCTGAGGATTTCCTCAATTCTTGTACTCCTGGGATGAGGAAGTGGTGGCAGATTAAGTCTCAGAACTTTGATCTTGTCATCTGTTACAAGGTGGGGAAATTTTATGAGCTGTACCACATGGATGCTCTTATTGGAGTCAGTGAATTGGGGCTGGTATTCATGAAAGGCAACTGGGCCCATTCTGGCTTTCCTGAAATTGCATTTGGCCGTTATTCAGATTCCCTGGTGCAGAAGGGCTATAAAGTAGCACGAGTggaacagactgagactccggaAATGATGGAGGCACGATGTCGAAAGATGGCACATATATCCAAGTATGATAGAGTGGTGAGGAGGGAGATCTGTAGGATCATTACCAAGGGTACACAGACTTACAGTGTGCTGGAAGGTGATCCCTCTGAGAACTACAGTAAGTATCTTCTTAGCctcaaagaaaaagaggaagattcTTCTGGCCATACTCGTGCATATGGTGTGTGCTTTGTTGATACTTCACTGGGAAAGTTTTTCATAGGTCAGTTTTCAGATGATCGCCATTGTTCGAGATTTAGGACTCTAGTGGCACACTATCCCCCAGTACAGGtcttatttgaaaaaggaaatctctCAAAGGAAACTAAAACAATTCTAAAGAGTTCATTGTCCTCTTCTCTTCAGGAAGGTCTGATACCCGGCTCCCAGTTTTGGGATGCATCCAAAACTTTGAGAACTCTCCTTGAGGAAGGATATTTTAGGGAAAAGCTAACCGATGACATTGGGGTGATGTTACCCCAGGTGCTTAAAGGTATGACTTCAGAGTCTGATTCCATTGGGTTGACACCAGGAGAGAAAAGTGAATTGGCCCTCTCTGCTCTAGGTGGTTGTGTCTTCTACCTCAAAAAATGCCTTATTGATCAGGAGCTTTTATCAATGGCTAATTTTGAAGAATATATTCCCTTGGATTCTGACACAGTCAGCACTACAAGATCTGGTGCTATCTTCACCAAAGCCTATCAACGAATGGTGCTAGATGCAGTGACATTAAACAACTTGGAGATTTTTCTGAATGGAACAAATGGTTCTACTGAAGGAACCCTACTAGAGAGGGTTGATACTTGCCACACTCCTTTTGGTAAGCGACTCCTAAAGCAATGGCTTTGTGCCCCACTCTGTAACCCTTATGCTATTAATGATCGTCTAGATGCCATAGAAGACCTCATGGTTGTGCCTGACAAAATCTCTGAAGTTGTAGAGCTTCTAAAGAAGCTTCCAGATATTGAGAGACTACTCAGTAAAATTCATAATGTTGGGTCTCCCCTGAAGAGTCAGAACCACCCAGATAGCAGGGCTATAATGTATGAAGAAACTACATACAGCAAAAAGAagattattgattttctttctgctctggAAGGATTCAAAGTAATGTGTAAAGTTATAGGGATCATGGAAGAAGTCGTTGATGGTTTTAAGTCTAAAATCCTTAAGCAGGTCATCTCTCTGCAGACAAAAAATCCTGAAGGTCGTTTTCCTGATTTGACTGTAGAATTGAACCGATGGGATACAGCCTTTGACCATGAAAAGGCTCGAAAGACTGGACTTATTACTCCCAAAGCAGGCTTTGATTCTGATTATGACCAAGCTCTTGCTGATATAagagaaaatgaacagagcctcctGGAATACCTAGAGAAACAGCGCAACAGAATTGGCTGCAGGACCATAGTCTATTGGGGGATTGGTAGGAACCGTTACCAGTTGGAAATTCCTGAGAATTTCACCACTCGCAATTTGCCAGAAGAATACGAATTGAAATCTACCAAGAAGGGCTGTAAACGATACTGGACCAAAACTATTGAGAAGAAGTTGGCTAATCTCATAAATGCTGAAGAACGGAGAGATGTATCATTGAAGGACTGCATGCGGCGACTGTTCTATAACTTTGATAAAAATTACAAGGACTGGCAGTCTGCTGTAGAGTGTATCGCAGTGTTGG ATGTCttactgtgcctggctaactaTAGTCGAGGGGGTGATGGTCCTATGTGTCGCCCAGTAATTCTGTTGCCAGAAGATACCCCCCCCTTCTTAGAGCTTAAAGGATCACGCCATCCTTGCATTACCAAGACTTTTTTTGGAGATGATTTTATTCCTAATGACATTCTAATAGGCTgtgaggaagaggagcaggaaaaTGGCAAAGCCTATTGTGTGCTTGTTACTGGACCAAATATGGGGGGCAAGTCTACGCTTATGAGACAG GCTGGCTTATTAGCTGTAATGGCCCAGATGGGTTGTTACGTCCCTGCTGAAGTGTGCAGGCTCACACCAATTGATAGAGTGTTTACTAGACTTGGTGCCTCAGACAGAATAATGTCAG gtgaaagTACATTTTTTGTTGAATTAAGTGAAACTGCCAGCATACTCATGCATGCAACAGCACATTCTCTGGTGCTTGTGGATGAATTAG GAAGAGGTACTGCGACATTTGATGGGACAGCAATAGCAAATGCAGTTGTTAAAGAACTTGCTGAGACTATAAAATGTCGTACATTATTTTCAACTCACTACCATTCATTAGTAGAAGATTATTCTCAAAATGTTGCTGTGCGCCTAGGACATATG gcaTGCATggtagaaaatgaatgtgaagaCCCCAGCCAGGAGACTATTACCTTCCTCTATAAATTCATTAAGGGAGCTTGTCCTAAAAGCTATGGCTTTAATGCAGCAAGGCTTGCTAATCTCCCAGAGGAAGTTATTCAAAAGGGacatagaaaagcaagagaatttGAGAAGATGAATCAGTCACTACGATTATTTCG ggaAGTTTGCCTGGCTAGTGAAAGGTCAACTGTAGATGCTGAAGCTGTCCATAAATTGCTGACTTTGATTAAGGAATTATAG